In Bacillus sp. S3, the sequence CGCTAAAATCAGGGATATGGAGGAGCGTAAGAGTGATTACAGGTACAATCTTATCGGTTTGATTGCTGTAATGCTAAACATGGAAATCGATCGCAAAAATGCTTTCTTTTGCTCCCATTTTGTAGCAGCCCTTTTAGAAGAATCAGGTATTCCAATAAAAAGGAAAAAACCACTTTCCCTCGTGACACCTCAGGATATTAAAGATTCAACATCCCTTGAATTAATTTACGAAGGAAAGTTGTCATCCTATGTTCAAAATCATTATCAGGAGGCAATACCTTCTTGCGTCTGATCTTTCCTCCTTTTAACTGACTCCACCAATACCTTAAAAACTCTCAAGGAACGTTGGAAAACTGGACTTTGTACAAAGGTATAAAGGAAAGTCGCGATGAAAACGGGGCCGCCTAGTAAAAATCCAACCACTAAAACAATACTTTCAACGATTATGCGTGCTTGACTAACCGATAGCCTCGATTTATCAGAGATGGATAGCATAAAGCCATCCCGTGGACCGGCACCAATCCCTGCTGCTACATACATTCCACCACCAATTCCAGTAATGACAACACCGGAAAGAAGGATCAAATAATCCAGCCATGTATTTGTTGCCTTAGGGAGAATATCTATCCAAAGGAAAAAGTCCATGATGGGTCCAATCAACAGAGCATTTAGGAGGGTACCAAAGCTAATATAGCTTCGGGCGACAAAAAAGGAAATGATGATTAAGATGAGTCCGCAAATCACGCCCCATGTACCAATCGTTAAACCAAAGTGTTGATAAAGTGCCACATTTAGGACCTCCCAGGGATGAAGCCCCACATATTTAACTTTAACAGCGATGGCATTACCCAACCCAAAAAAGGTTAAGCCTAAAAAGAATAAAAAATACTGAAAGAGTTTCAATCTCTGATGCCCCCAATATCCGAAGTGACTTTTCTGAATAGTAAAAACCTATCCACATATCATATGACGCACCGTCACTTTTTTCAATAGTAAATAGAGATAATGAAGAATGTTTCTTCTATAAAATAATGGTTTAACATATATTCTAGAATAAACCTTCAAGCATTTGAAGGTCTTTTACTTTGACAATGAAAGAGGGATACACCAATGCCAAGTGAAATACAACATGTAGAATTAGATATCCCGATTGAAGTAATTTGGGACTTTATCAGAGACGAAAATAATTGGGCGCCACTTGTTCCAGGGTATATTCAACACGAAAAAATAAATGACCGGCAAATCAGCTGTGAATTTAAAAGTGACCTAGTGGTCATGAAAAAAAAGGTTACGCTCGTCATTGATATTATTGAATGGAATGAACCAAGTAAGATATGCTTTGAATTAAAACGCAAGAACGAAAAGTATATTGGTGAAGGGTATTTTGAAGCAAAAGCAATAAATAGAAATAAAACACGGGTTACTGGGTTTCTCGATATCAATGCAACAGGGTCGATGGGAACCTTAGCAAAAACGCTATTTAAAAAAGCAATTCAAATATCGGATGAAGAAGTGGCGGTGGCCATCTCTTCTAAGTTAGAAGAATATAAACGAAAATAAGGCAAGATGAAAGCCCGCTGCTGTGCGGGTTTTTTATTTGTTCTTTTCCTATATAAAGTGATAAAGTAATTTTATAGTGCACACGATGCATAAAGATATGTTATAGTTATATAAAAAATTTAGCGAATCTTTTGAATACACGGGAAGGTGATCCATATGGCAGCAGAATTAAAAGTGAATGACAGCAGTCTTCCATTGCGTCGCGATGTAAAGCTACTAGGAAAAATGCTTGGAGAAATCCTTGTTAATCATGGTGGTACAGAACTATTTGAGAAAGTGGAAAAAATTAGACTTATGTGCAAAACACTTAGGTTCCACTTTGATCAAGAGATCTATCAAGCCTTAAAGGAAGAGATTAGCGGTTTAAGTTCGCCAATGCGGAAACAAGTCATCAGGGCATTTTCAATGTACTTTCATTTAATCAATGCCGCAGAGCAGAACCACCGAATTCGGAGGCGGAGACAATATCAGCTTGAAGATGAATCAATTGTTCAACCTGCATCAATTGAGAGTGCAATTCTAAAGCTTAAAGAAAACGAGATTAAGGACGATGTCATTCAAGATGTACTTAATACTTTGTCGCTTGAACTAGTGATAACTGCACATCCCACGGAGGCAACAAAACGATCCATTCTTGAAATTCAGCAGAGAATTGCAGCATTATTAAAGCTGCTTGATCATCCATTATTATCAACAAGAGAACAAAAAAAGCTCGAAGAGAGCTTGTTTAATGAAGTGGCCATATTATGGCAAACGGATGAACTGCGTGAACATAAGCCAACTGTGTTGGACGAGGTCCGTAATGGGTTGTATTATTTTGATCAGACTCTTTTCGAGGTGCTTCCTGAAATTCATCAGGAGGTTGCAGAGTGTCTTGAAAAAAATTATCCGAACACTTCTTGGGAGGTTCCTAATTTCCTTCGTTTTGGATCATGGATTGGCGGTGATCGTGATGGAAACCCAAATGTCACCCATGATGTGACCTGGGAAACATTAGAAAGACAGCGAAGGCTTGTCTTAAAAAAGTATAAAAATGTACTGGTAGATTTAATGAAACGATACAGTCATTCCACGACAAGGGTTGAAGTTAGTGACGAGCTTCTTTCCTACCTTGAGGAAAAAGAGGAATTATTTTTAACTGAAGAGAAAAAATGGCCGATAAAAACCGAAGTTTACCGCCGGGTTTTTGCATTGATCATTGAAAGAATACGTCAAGTCGGTAAATCCGACTTAGGTTATCAATCAGCCGATGAATTATTAGCGGATTTGTTTATGATTGACAATAGCTTAAAACAACATCATCCAACGGCACATGAATTAAAGATTATTCAAAAGCTGATTCGTCAGGTCCAGCTGTTTGGCTTCCATTTGGCCACACTTGATATTCGTAACCATAGCGGGGAGCATGAGGCAGCAATGACAGAAATACTGCGTAAAGTCCGCATTGCTGAAAATTATGCAACACTTTCTGAAGAGGAAAAGGTAAAAATACTGCA encodes:
- a CDS encoding YczE/YyaS/YitT family protein gives rise to the protein MKLFQYFLFFLGLTFFGLGNAIAVKVKYVGLHPWEVLNVALYQHFGLTIGTWGVICGLILIIISFFVARSYISFGTLLNALLIGPIMDFFLWIDILPKATNTWLDYLILLSGVVITGIGGGMYVAAGIGAGPRDGFMLSISDKSRLSVSQARIIVESIVLVVGFLLGGPVFIATFLYTFVQSPVFQRSLRVFKVLVESVKRRKDQTQEGIAS
- a CDS encoding CoxG family protein; this encodes MPSEIQHVELDIPIEVIWDFIRDENNWAPLVPGYIQHEKINDRQISCEFKSDLVVMKKKVTLVIDIIEWNEPSKICFELKRKNEKYIGEGYFEAKAINRNKTRVTGFLDINATGSMGTLAKTLFKKAIQISDEEVAVAISSKLEEYKRK